The genomic stretch ATGAGCCACCTGTACTACAGTGGCAACACGAACTTCGGGGACAGCGGCTTGATCGGCAGCGGCCAGCGCCTGAACGGCAATGTGGGCTCGTTCGAGAACAACTGGTTCGATATGAACCAGCGCATCCACACCTTCAACACGGTCGCCTTTACCAAGCAGCCCCAGACTGGGCCCGCCCCTGTCGGCGGCGGCCAGACCTCCGCGTTCCCCGGGTACGTGACGTACAGCATCACGGGCGGTACGGGCAAGCTGTTCCTCACCACGAATTCGGGCGCCATCAGCGGCTCGGGCAGCGTGACGGTCAATGACGGCTCGTCGGTCTACCTGCGGCCCAACCTGGACGTGAGGGCGGAGGATCTGCCCCTGACGGCCAACGTCCACGCCGACTACTACTACCAGGTCCGCTACGGCAACACGGTCTACGACTTCCTGCTGAAGAGCTACAACTTCACGAAGACCTTCAGCGGCGCGATCCTCCAGATTGAGAAGACGGGTCCAAACATTCTGACGTGGACCGGGTTCCAGCGAGTCAGCCCGAACACCCCCACGCACAACCCCTACGCACCCGACGACGTGAACCTGCCCCCGCGCCTCGACCGCGGCACCAGCACCGCGACGACCGAGGACAACTTCACGGTCGGCAAGACCTACACCTACACGATCCGCGTCCGCAACAGCTCGACCACGACGACGGCGCGCGACGTGACGGTGCGCGACGAGCTGCCCGCCGAACTGGGCTACGTGCTCGGCAGCGCCCGCATCGTGAACGCGGGCGGCACCCCCACGGGCGGCACGCTGGATGCCGACTACGACCTCAACACCCACACCATCGACTTCAACACGGTGGGTGACCTCGCCCCCGGCGCCGAGCTGCGGATTGCCATCGACGTCTACCCGCGCCACAAGCCCGGCTACGCCTGGAACGACAACAACCGCGACGGCAACGCTGATCCTGCCACGGACCTCCGCGGTGTGTACGGCATCACGCCTCCTGAGACCGTCGCCAACCTCAACGACGAGTACCAGGACCCGTACGACATCAAGAACCGCGCCAAGGCCACGGCCAGCAACGCTGCCGAAGTCGATGCGTACAAGTACATCAACATCGTGCGTCCGGTCGCCCGCATCACCAAGACGGCGCTCGACAACGAGGTCGTCACGAACCAGCAGGCTCGGTTCCGCATCCGGGTCGACAACTTCGACCGCTCGGGGCTCGGCGAAACCGACGCGCGCATCCGCCAGGCCTACGGCCGCCTCAAGACCCTCTTCCCGAACGAGTACCCGCAGGAAGGCTTCCTGTACAACGCCCGGATCGAGGACACCTACGGCCCGGCCTTCAGCGGCCCGACGGCGCGCGACGAGAACGGCAACCTCATCACGCTGGAGCGCTCCGACCAGACGAACGGCGACCGCCGCGTCGGCCTGAACCTCGGCACGCTGCTCAACGGCACCTCACGCACGATCACGATGTCCCTGCGCGGTGAGGTCGTGGGCAACCGCAACCAGAACTGCGTGCGGCTGTTCGCCTGGAACCTCAACCAGATTTACCGCGGCAACCCGAACGAGTACCTCCAGTTCGAGGGCCCGGCGGGCACGATGACCAACCCGTACACCCTCGACAACGGTCGCAACTTCCTGGAAGACTGCGCCTACGTCGACATCGTGGGCAAGCCCGCCTGGGGCCACGACCTGTGGGACGTTCCGGGCCTCGTCTTCACGGAGCTCCAGCAGGATCAGGGCACCGACGCCTTCCCGGTCGGTTCGCAGTACTCGTACGACATGTACTACCAGAACGAGGGCACGAACAGCGCGACCAACGTGCTGATCGACGCCGGGCTGCCCCGGATGGCGAACCTGATCAACGATTCGAGCATCTACGGGATCTTCTGGAGCAACTACCCGAACGGCGCGGTGCTCCACCAGTTCGATCTGCGCAACCCCGCGACCTGGACCTTCACTGTCGGCGACTCGACCGTGACACTGATCCCGGCCGACGATCACCGCAGCTTCCGGTTCCACATCGACAACCTGGAGCCCGGCGAGCGTTTCGGCACCGTGTTCGGCGTGGTGGCGAGCCAGAAGGGCGACGACTTCTTCACCACCTCCATGGTGTGGGATCAGGGCAACGGCCGCACTGTGGTGGACAACGAGCACACCTACATCACCGACGCCCCCAGCATCCCCTGAGCCCTCACACCTAGAAGAAGCCCCCGCCGAGGTGCGGGGGTTTCTCTTGCCCAGTCAGGATGTTGACCTGAAGAACTAAGGAAAGGGGGCCGGTGAAAGCCCCCTCGTCCCGTTCAAAGTTCAGCGCCGACCGAAGTCCTGCGTCCAGTAGTAGCGGTAACTGCCCCCGGCGTAGTAGCCGACGCCGAGGTCGCGGTACCCGGCGTTCATGATGTTGGCGCAGTGGCCGGGGCTCTGGAGCCAGCCCGCCACGACCTGCTCGGGCGTGGACTGTCCGGCGGCGATGTTCTCGCCTGCGGAGGTGAAGTTCGTGTACCCGGCCGCACGCATCCGGGCAAAGGGGTCCAGCCCATCGGGATTGGTGTGGCTGAAGAAGTTGCGGACCGCCATATCCTTCGAGTGGTTGTAGGCGGCGGTGCGGAGGGCAGCGTTGTAGCTCAGGGGAGCGGCGGCGGGGAAGAACTGACTGCCACAGGTGCGGCCCTGCGCTCGGGCCTGGTTGGTGAGCTCCAGGACCCGCTGCTCGAAGGCGCTGGGGCTGGTCGTGCCCGTCGCCGGAGTGGGCGCTGGGGCGGTCGCCGTCTTCGTGACGTTGACCGGGAAATCCAGGAAGGTGGCTGGGTTGCTCCGCAGCGCCACCCGCACTGTCACCGTTCCTGCCCCCCTGGCGGTGACCAGGCCATACTGGT from Deinococcus apachensis DSM 19763 encodes the following:
- a CDS encoding CAP domain-containing protein; translated protein: MKSQSLLILLGSATLLLAACGQTPGTTNTTAATPTAEQRLSTSPEAAGVTPLAVTPIALTVGQTYQVNVYYGGQPVTPALVNWTSSNAGVATVDQYGLVTARGAGTVTVRVALRSNPATFLDFPVNVTKTATAPAPTPATGTTSPSAFEQRVLELTNQARAQGRTCGSQFFPAAAPLSYNAALRTAAYNHSKDMAVRNFFSHTNPDGLDPFARMRAAGYTNFTSAGENIAAGQSTPEQVVAGWLQSPGHCANIMNAGYRDLGVGYYAGGSYRYYWTQDFGRR
- a CDS encoding DUF11 domain-containing protein, giving the protein MAPVSVKNSAGKVVFTGTAISGQKLSTLFEAGSYTVTAQEMQGYKAESNTPQSVTLDCSAKTNGLVTLSYRTQQAQQQQQVRSIGFTTDPAVTDSVGQALPFSPEANINKDVRLYASQTEEPVLVQMVVRDAAGAPVAGARVNVSADSDDVSIIAGHVQSGTSASPLGIRAQAVAATATAFSDANGIVRFTVYATSAPSQGTPVKFVVSASDASDAPTSSALAEFKVFFTNMSHLYYSGNTNFGDSGLIGSGQRLNGNVGSFENNWFDMNQRIHTFNTVAFTKQPQTGPAPVGGGQTSAFPGYVTYSITGGTGKLFLTTNSGAISGSGSVTVNDGSSVYLRPNLDVRAEDLPLTANVHADYYYQVRYGNTVYDFLLKSYNFTKTFSGAILQIEKTGPNILTWTGFQRVSPNTPTHNPYAPDDVNLPPRLDRGTSTATTEDNFTVGKTYTYTIRVRNSSTTTTARDVTVRDELPAELGYVLGSARIVNAGGTPTGGTLDADYDLNTHTIDFNTVGDLAPGAELRIAIDVYPRHKPGYAWNDNNRDGNADPATDLRGVYGITPPETVANLNDEYQDPYDIKNRAKATASNAAEVDAYKYINIVRPVARITKTALDNEVVTNQQARFRIRVDNFDRSGLGETDARIRQAYGRLKTLFPNEYPQEGFLYNARIEDTYGPAFSGPTARDENGNLITLERSDQTNGDRRVGLNLGTLLNGTSRTITMSLRGEVVGNRNQNCVRLFAWNLNQIYRGNPNEYLQFEGPAGTMTNPYTLDNGRNFLEDCAYVDIVGKPAWGHDLWDVPGLVFTELQQDQGTDAFPVGSQYSYDMYYQNEGTNSATNVLIDAGLPRMANLINDSSIYGIFWSNYPNGAVLHQFDLRNPATWTFTVGDSTVTLIPADDHRSFRFHIDNLEPGERFGTVFGVVASQKGDDFFTTSMVWDQGNGRTVVDNEHTYITDAPSIP